The DNA region ACCAGGGATTAAAGTAGCATATTTTCCTATAGCATCTATTGTATGAGCATCACTAGCTCCTAGAGCTGGAATACTGAGTTCTGATGATAAGCCATATGCATATAGATTATGATGTGGGAATGTACTTCCATTAAATGCCTCAATTCCTGATAAACCCTGTACATTTTCTATAAATTTTCCCATTCCTCTATTATTATGTCTAAATGGATGAGCACTTATAGCAACTCCTCCAGCTTTTAATGTAAGATCAATAAGCTGTTGAGCATGAATCTTTTCTTTTGGTAAATCATCTAACCCAAAAACAGTTATGTCTCCCTCATGCGTTAGTACTTCTGCACCTACTAGGATTAGAAATCCTGACTGCTTTGAAAATTGATGAGCAAAATCCTTAATTTCATTGCTTTCATGATCTGTAATACAAACGCCATCTAAGCCCATTGATTTAGATTTCTTAACTATATCTTCTAATGATAAAAAACTATCGGATGAATAAGTTTTTTCATGCATATGTGTGTCTATAATCATATGAATTCTCCTAATTGTAAATATAATCTAAAATTAAACTCTATAATAATAATATATTTAAAACTAAGAGTAATCCAATAGATTTGTTTTATATATTATATAAAGATAATCTATAGGTTAACATAACTTATATTATGTTTCGCTTAAAAAAGAAAACCATTCGTTTTCTTTAAAACCAACCTTAATTTTATCTTTATAAACTAGAAAAGGTCTTTTTAATAACATTCCATCTGAAGCAAGAAGTTCAAGCTTCTCATCAATTGTCATTTTATCAATTTTATCTTTTAAATTTAGGTCTTTATAAACATTTCCAGAAGTATTAAAAAGCTTCTTAATATCTATATCACTATTGCCATACCAGCTTGCTAATTCTAGCTTACTAGGATTTTCAGTTTTAATATCTCTATATAAATATGTGTATTGATTTTCTTTAAGCCATGCCTCGGCTTTTTTACATGTTGTTCATTTAGGATAGCAAATTAATATCATATAACTCTCTCCTTCTTTTTTCTTTTAAGTATAACACGATTACGTATATATAATTATATATAAGAAACTATTTTGAATAGGATAATAGTCTAAACGCAAAATATATTTGATTTATATAAGTTAATTTTAGTGTTTTGTTAGCTTGTAGATATCTAGGCTAATAATATATAATTGTATAAAATGATTAAATATTCTGTAATTTAATTTTATGAAGCTTGAATAATTCATTTATATGATTTACGAGAAAACAAATAGTATAATTTTATGATACAAATATATTCTATTGGGGGGAAAGTAAATGAATGAAGGTAATCATAATTTTGAAAGAGTTTTGTCAAAAAAAGACATAATCGCATTGGCTTTTGGAGCTATGATTGGGTGGGGATGGGTAGTACTCACTGGAGAATGGATAATGATGGCCGGAACACTAGGTGCAATACTGGGGTTTGTATTTGGTGGAATAATGGTGTTGTTTGTTGGCTTAATTTATGCAGAGCTAACTTCTGCTATGCCGCAGTGCGGAGGAGAACATGTTTTTAGCTATAGAGCTTTGGGCGAAAAAGCTTCATTTTTTTGCACCTGGGCAATTGTTTTAGGATATATTTCAGTAGTAGCATTTGAGGCAGTAGCTTTTCCTACTGTTATTGAATATTTATTTCCCGCGTATCTAAAGGGATATATGTATTCAGTTGCTTCCTATGACATATACTTTACTTGGGTTATTGTTGGCTCAGTTAGTTCAATTATTATAACATTTGTAAATTACATAGGCGTGAAGCCTGCAGCATTTTTTCAAGGAATAGCTACAATTATGATTTTAATAGTAGGATTAATGCTTTTTACAGGAGCAATATTTAGTGGACACTCAGGAAATATTACTCCTTTATTTTCCAATGGTAAAAGCGGAATATTAGCAGTAACTTTAATGACACCTTTTTTATATGTTGGATTTGATGTTATTCCTCAGGCAGCAGAGGAAATTAATGTCCCCTTTAATACCATTGGAAAAATTATAATATTATCTCTAGTTATGGCTATAGCTTGGTATACAATGATGATTTATAGCACTTCGGTTGGCTTATCTTATGAAGAATTATCACAATCAAAGCTTGCTACTGCAGATGCAATGAAAAATATTTACAACAGTCCTATCGCTTCAAAAATAATT from Acetoanaerobium noterae includes:
- a CDS encoding PHP-associated domain-containing protein, producing MIIDTHMHEKTYSSDSFLSLEDIVKKSKSMGLDGVCITDHESNEIKDFAHQFSKQSGFLILVGAEVLTHEGDITVFGLDDLPKEKIHAQQLIDLTLKAGGVAISAHPFRHNNRGMGKFIENVQGLSGIEAFNGSTFPHHNLYAYGLSSELSIPALGASDAHTIDAIGKYATLIPGNIRDEKDFIEAVKSGRVSPVVYSNNKYESLDINQMLYNKPIYKKAI
- a CDS encoding APC family permease translates to MNEGNHNFERVLSKKDIIALAFGAMIGWGWVVLTGEWIMMAGTLGAILGFVFGGIMVLFVGLIYAELTSAMPQCGGEHVFSYRALGEKASFFCTWAIVLGYISVVAFEAVAFPTVIEYLFPAYLKGYMYSVASYDIYFTWVIVGSVSSIIITFVNYIGVKPAAFFQGIATIMILIVGLMLFTGAIFSGHSGNITPLFSNGKSGILAVTLMTPFLYVGFDVIPQAAEEINVPFNTIGKIIILSLVMAIAWYTMMIYSTSVGLSYEELSQSKLATADAMKNIYNSPIASKIIIIGGIGGILTSWNSFFVGGSRAIYAMAESKMLPSFLAKFHPKYKTPVNAILLIGLISTLSPLLGRRMLVWLTNAGSLGIVNSYLMVSISFLVLRRKEPNLDRPYKVKYYKLVGIMAIILCSAMIILYLPGQPSSLIMAEWAIVIGWIIFGIILYTYTKFKNRKANLS